One stretch of Centroberyx gerrardi isolate f3 chromosome 13, fCenGer3.hap1.cur.20231027, whole genome shotgun sequence DNA includes these proteins:
- the LOC144542169 gene encoding uncharacterized protein LOC144542169, whose protein sequence is MENYTIGSTELSITTGGLICPPQGAMGAAVAMAAELLQDQLSLTSREDEKVSFSCKNTDQCYTNSDQNSYVFWYQKKETETFTVILNINRKNCDVDSSYSHPQKDDFSAVRTENGCELRINKVKLLHSATYYCSCYKEKPGSYGYYIFGSGTRLYVTAERVVKPKVSVYPASRADLKGKSSLLCLATSMFPPLVRFSWRREETGTTEGETVELGEPGRPAAILLIDREKAAAYPYVCSVKHQGGAVEARIPAGNEGRPLVFSSLLWLQQQLLQPAALQKETQLTRLTLVLFVLSPVSFQSQCRVKLLSLVYTVMIVKSMVYCCGLSLLMIHTNKGGSTNTHAD, encoded by the exons ATGGAAAACTACACCATAGGTTCAACTGAGCTGTCGATCACAACCGGCGGCCTTATCTGTCCACCGCAGGGAGCGATGGGAG CAgcggttgccatggcagcagagCTGCTTCAGGACCAGTTATCATTGACCagcagagaagatgagaaggttTCCTTCAGCTGTAAAAACACTGACCAGTGTTACACCAATTCAGATCAGAACAGTTATGTATTCTGGTaccagaagaaagagacagaaacattcaCAGTGATTCTTAATATTAATAGGAAGAATTGTGACGTTGATTCAAGTTACAGCCATCCTCAAAAAGATGATTTCTCAGCTGTAAGAACAGAGAACGGCTGTGAGTTGCGGATCAATAAAGTAAAACTCCTCCATTCAGCCACCTACTACTGCTCCTGTTATAA AGAGAAACCTGGAA GCTATGGTTACTACATCTTTGGTTCTGGCACCAGACTGTATGTGACAG CTGAGCGAGTCGTGAAGCCCAAAGTGAGCGTGTACCCAGCGTCCAGAGCGGACCTGAAGGGGAAGAGCTCCCTGCTGTGTCTGGCCACATCCATGTTTCCTCCTCTGGTCCGGTtctcctggaggagagaggagaccggGACTACCGAGGGAGAGACGGTGGAGCTCGGAGAGCCGGGCCGCCCCGCCGCCATCCTGCTTATCGATCGGGAAAAGGCGGCGGCGTATCCATACGTCTGCTCCGTGAAGCACCAAGGAGGCGCGGTGGAAGCCCGGATACCAGCAGGTAATGAAGGCCGGCCGCTTGTGTTTAGC AGCCTCCTGTGGCTccaacaacagctgctgcagccagcGGCCCTCCAGAAAGAGACACAGCTCACCAGACTGACT cttgtgctgtttgtcttgtctccagtctccttccagtcccagtgcagggtgaagctgctctctctggtttacacagtgatgatagtgaagagcatggtgtactgctgtggactctctctcctcatgatccatacaaacaagggaggctccaccaacacacatgctgactga